The Salvelinus fontinalis isolate EN_2023a unplaced genomic scaffold, ASM2944872v1 scaffold_0013, whole genome shotgun sequence genome contains a region encoding:
- the LOC129842111 gene encoding NACHT, LRR and PYD domains-containing protein 12-like: MKSDWSMDKPIYFREGDFSTEQSPIKQERPASPVPSCVSMKSDWSMDDPLNFREGDFSTEQSPIKQERPASPVPSCVSMKSDQSMNPPLKFRKGDFSTEQRNQQERSESEILSGQSSQSHQTDLASIFSLLEEKIMTFVKNELKMFKRILSPELPEGFESQKQDKEVVDADDEKQESSAREGALKITLHILRKMNQKELADTLEKYELAVICQRELKSNLKKKFQCVFEGIAKQGNPTLLNKIYTELYITEGGTGEINNEHELRQIETTTRKQARPETAIKCNDIFKPLTGQDKLIRTVLTKGVAGIGKTVSVQKFILDWAEGKANQDVQFVFSFPFRELNLMKEDKHTFIELLNHFSMETKQSRISNYDKYKVLFIFDGLDECRLPLDFQKNKICWDVTESTSVDILLTNLIKGNLLPSALLWITTRPAAANKIPSGCVDQVTEVRGFSDPQKEEYFRKRFSDEDLASRIISHIKKSRSLHIMCHIPVFCWISATVLEHMLKHKREEMPKTLTEMYTHLVVFHTKQKNEKYLGKEETGPHWNKESILSLGKLAFQQLVKGNLIFYEEDLKEAGIDVNDASVYSGLCTQLFKEECGLYQVKVFCFLHLSIQEFLAAVYVFLSFINNNENLMAEPQSISSIFSLLFKDNPEIIFYKSAVDKALQSETGNLDLFLRFLLGLSLESNQKHLQGLLTKTRSSSQSHEETVKYIKEKIRKNPSPERSINLFHCLNELNDHSLVEEIQSYLNSGSLSKPNLSPAQWSALVFVLLTSEKEPDVFDLKKYSRSEEGLLRLLPVVKASRAALLSGCGVTEEGCASLVSALRSNPSHLRELDLSNNDLKDSGVKLLSAGLGNPHCKLETLRLTGCKLTDTSCKVLASVLSSNPSHLRELDLSNNDLKDSGVKLLSAGLGNPHCKLETLRLSGCGVTEEGCASLVSALRSNPSHLRELDLSNNDLKDSGVKLLSAGLENPHCKLETLRLAGCKLTDTSCKVLASVLSSNPSHLRELDLSNNDLKDSGVKLLSAGLGNPHCKLETLRLSGCLVTEEGWASLVSALRSNPSHLRELDLSKNDLKDSGVKLLSAGLGNPHCKLETLRLSGCLVTEEGCASLVSALESNPSHLRELDLSYNHPGDSGVRLLSAGLEDPHCRLEKLNVEHGGENRMKPGLRKYVCDLTLDPNTVNRNLSLSEENRKVTWRREKQPYSDHPERFEGRGQVLCREGLTGRCYWEVEWSGRMAGIGVTYKGISRRGRGDDCCLGCNDKSWSLDCSEDSYAAWHNKNPTTIDVLPSSSHRVGVYLDWPAGTLSFYRASSDTLTHLITFTSTFTEPLYPGFGVDYDSSVSLK, encoded by the exons aaaccaacaggagagatcagagtcagagattctcagtggtcagtcttcccagagtcatcaaacagacctggcctccatattcagt TTGCTTGAAGAGAAGATTATGACATTCGTGAAGAACGAGCTGAAGATGTTCAAGAggattcttagtccagaactcccagaaggctttgagagtcagaagcaggataaggaagtggtggatgctgacgatgagaagcaggagagcagtgccagagagggggctctgaagatcacactgcacatcctgaggaaaatgaaccagaaggagcttgctgacacactggagaaat ATGAACTTGCTGTGATTTGCcaacgtgaactcaaatctaatctaaagaagaagtttcaatgtgtatttgaggggatcgctaaacaaggaaacccaacacttctcaataagatctacacagagctctacatcacagagggtggaacaggagagatcaataatgaacatgagctgagacagattgagacaacaaccaggaaacaagcaagaccagagactgcaatcaaatgtaacgacatcttcaaacccttaactggacaagacaaacttatcagaactgtgctgacaaagggagttgctggcattggaaaaacagtctctgtgcagaagttcattctggactgggctgaaggaaaagcaaatcaggatgtccaatttgtattttcattcccttttcgggagctgaatttgatgaaagaggATAAACACACTTTCATTGAACTTCTCAATCACTTCTCAATGGAAACCAAACAATCAAGAATCTCCAACTACGACAAAtacaaagttctgttcatctttgatggtctggatgagtgccgactgcccctagacttccagaagaacaagatctgttgggacgtcacagagtcaacctcagtggatattctgctgacaaatctcatcaaaggaaatctgcttccctctgctctcctttggataactacccgacctgcagcagccaataagatcccttcagggtgtgttgaccaggtgacagaggtacgagggttcagtgacccacagaaggaggagtacttcaggaagagattcagtgatgaggacctggccagcagaatcatctcacacataaagaaatcaaggagcctccacatcatgtgccacattccagtcttctgttggatttctgcaacagtccttgaacacatgctgaaacataagagagaagagatgcccaaaactctgactgagatgtacacacaccttgtggtgtttcataccaaacagaagaatgaaaagtatcttgggaaagaagagacaggtccacactggaataaagagagcattctgtcactgggaaaactggcttttcaacagcttgtgaagggcaatctgattttctatgaagaagacctgaaagaggctggcattgatgtcaatgacgcctcagtgtactcaggattgtgcacacagcTCTTTAAAGAGGAGTGTGGGCTGTACCAGGTCAAGGTGTTCTGCTTTcttcatctgagcattcaggagtttctggctgctgtatatgtgttcctctcattcatcaacaacaatgagaatctaATGGCCGAACCTCAATCAATATCCAGTATCTTTTCTTTGCTGTTCAAAGACAATCCTGAAATTATTTTCTAcaagagtgctgtggataaagccttacaaagtgagacgggaaacctggaccttttcctccggttccttctgggcctctcactggagtccaatcagaagcacttacAAGGTCTCCTGACAAAGACAAGAAGCAGCTCACAGAGCCATGAAGAAACAGTCAAGTACATCAAGGAGAAGATCAGGAAGAATCCCTCTCCAGAGAGgagcatcaatctgttccactgtctgaatgaactgaatgaccattctctagtggaggagatccaaagTTACCTGAACTCAGGAAGTCTCTCAAAACCCAACTTgtcacctgcacagtggtcagctctggtctttgtgttgctgacttcagaaaaggagccggatgtgtttgacctgaagaaatactccagatcagaggaaggtcttctgaggctgctgccagtggtcaaagcctccagagcTGCTCT gctgtcaggctgtggagtcacagaggaaggctgtgcttctctggtctcagctctgaggtcaaacccctcacacctgagagagctggacctgagtaacaatgacctgaaggattcaggagtgaagctgctctctgctggactggggaatccccactgtaaactggagactctaag ACTCACTGGCTGTAAACTCACAGACACATCCTGTAAAGTGTTGGCCTCAGTTCTCagttcaaacccctcacacctgagagagctggatctgagtaacaatgacctgaaggattcaggagtgaagctgctctctgctggactggggaatccccactgtaaactggagactctgag gctgtcaggctgtggagtcacagaggaaggctgtgcttctctggtctcagctctgaggtcaaacccctcacacctgagagagctggatctgagtaacaatgacctgaaggattcaggagtgaagctgctctctgctggactggagaatccccactgtaaactggagactctaag ACTCGCTGGCTGTAAACTCACAGACACATCCTGTAAAGTGTTGGCCTCAGTTCTCagttcaaacccctcacacctgagagagctggatctgagtaacaatgacctgaaggattcaggagtgaagctgctctctgctggactggggaatccccactgtaaactggagactctaag gctgtcaggctgtctagtcacagaggaaggctgggcatctctggtctcagctctgaggtcaaacccctcacacctgagagagctggacttGAGTAaaaatgacctgaaggattcaggagtgaagctgctctctgctggactggggaatccccactgtaaactggagactctgag gctgtcaggctgtctagtcacagaggaaggctgtgcttctctggtctcagctctggagtcaaacccctcacacctgagagagctggacctgagctacaatcacccaggagactcaggagtcagactgctctctgctggactggaggatccacactgcagactggagaaactcaa tgtggaacatggtggagagaacagaatgaaacctgggcttagaaaat atgtctgtgatctcacactggacccaaacacagtaaacagaaacctctctctgtctgaggagaacagaaaggtgacatggaggagagagaagcagccgtattctgatcacccagagagatttgaggGCCGTGgacaggtgctgtgtagagagggtctgactgggcgctgttactgggaggttgAGTGGAGTGGGAGAATGGCTGGtataggagtgacatataaaggaatcagcaggaGAGGAAGGGGTGATGACTGTTGTCTTGGATGcaatgacaagtcctggagtctgGACTGCTCTGAAGACAGTTACGCTGCCTGGCACAATAAAAATCCCACTACCATAGACGTCCTCCCCTCCAgctcccacagagtaggagtgtatctggactggccagccggcactctgtccttctatagagcctcctctgacacactgacccacctgatcacattcacctccacattcactgagcccctctatccagggtttgGGGTTGATTATGACTCCTCAGTGTCCCTGAAATaa